The following proteins come from a genomic window of Phaeodactylum tricornutum CCAP 1055/1 chromosome 19, whole genome shotgun sequence:
- a CDS encoding reductase with NAD or NADP as acceptor (Probably an oxidoreductase (acting on CH-OH donors with NAD+ or NADP+ as acceptor), possibly a 3-beta-hydroxy-delta-5-steroid dehydrogenase involved in steroid synthesis.): MFGWKSPGKKKAEPGFATAQGCVALVTGSSGLCGARLVEMLLDRGARTVICFDRAKPSEALEQRFQEAQKKTGGKLIVLAGPDGDLCSDEAVQAAFDAEPKIDVVFHIAALVGPFHEYEMYNEVNYKGTLRILENCKRCKVPKLVYSSSPSTRFTGKDVTGQTEDELPMPDTWLAMYAETKAYGEMAVSKACSDTLRTISVAPHQIYGPHDTLFLSKLLETAGTGRLRIFGQGKNKISVCYVDNYCHGLMCGSDVLDTPNHAALGKFYIITDGEPQLFWAMLNQAVLAMGFTDLYSKFHLPVWFLYIAAYVANVIGFVIKKKLKLNPFNVKMLTIHRYFSIANARRDLLYEPVLPFNKAWPLTIEWFKEHWLPQWEKETGRADSSVVAGRDTKQD; this comes from the coding sequence ATGTTTGGTTGGAAATCTCccggcaagaaaaaggcggaGCCTGGCTTTGCCACGGCGCAGGGCTGTGTGGCACTCGTGACGGGTTCCTCAGGCTTGTGCGGTGCTCGTCTCGTGGAAATGCTGCTGGATCGCGGTGCCCGAACCGTCATTTGTTTCGATCGGGCAAAGCCGAGTGAAGCTCTCGAACAGCGCTTCCAAGAAGCCCAGAAAAAGACGGGAGGCAAATTGATTGTTCTGGCGGGTCCCGACGGCGACCTGTGTTCCGACGAGGCCGTACAAGCAGCATTCGACGCCGAGCCCAAGATTGATGTGGTCTTTCACATTGCCGCCTTGGTGGGACCCTTTCACGAATACGAAATGTACAACGAAGTCAACTACAAGGGCACGCTCCGGATcctagaaaactgcaaacGCTGCAAGGTCCCGAAACTGGTCTATTCGTCGAGTCCCAGTACGCGATTTACGGGAAAAGACGTTACGGGGCAGACGGAAGACGAGCTCCCCATGCCCGATACCTGGCTTGCTATGTATGCCGAAACCAAGGCCTACGGTGAAATGGCCGTCAGCAAGGCCTGCAGCGACACCCTTCGTACCATTTCGGTAGCCCCGCACCAAATATATGGCCCGCACGAtactctttttctttccaaacTATTGGAAACAGCCGGAACAGGCCGTTTGCGTATTTTTGGACAGGGTAAAAACAAAATCAGCGTTTGTTACGTCGACAATTACTGCCACGGCCTCATGTGTGGTTCGGACGTCCTGGACACGCCCAATCATGCAGCCCTGGGAAAGTTCTACATTATTACCGATGGCGAACCCCAGCTATTCTGGGCCATGCTGAATCAAGCAGTTCTAGCCATGGGATTTACCGACCTGTACAGCAAATTCCATTTGCCCGTATGGTTTCTTTACATAGCGGCCTACGTCGCCAACGTGATTGGATTCGTAATCAAGAAAAAGCTCAAACTCAACCCGTTCAACGTCAAAATGTTGACAATTCATCGGTACTTTTCTATTGCCAACGCTCGACGCGATTTACTGTACGAGCCCGTCTTGCCGTTTAACAAGGCCTGGCCTCTTACGATTGAATGGTTCAAGGAACACTGGCTGCCGCAgtgggaaaaagaaacgggAAGAGCAGACTCTAGTGTTGTCGCTGGAAGAGATACTAAACAAGATTGA
- a CDS encoding predicted protein, whose translation MELLFRGNMSVGVVLSLLSLSLCSISAFQWFGHRRSPAPFRQNQNRNIKGTLTRPQLNHGGLGMVIKEGNSSNIDNQKYTPHLSTNGLKDGEPTHSMSQTSRLSHAMLKVPRVDETVRFWQAQGGTVLKSSLDDRHAYKSAFVALGNGTSTKDTFALELVPYEAPGFHVGNVVSYLGVSLLLQFRDNLLGAVKGEKPSNAGMSKTLSWDDEPNGIAIQSAASAPGDYFCRLALKSNDLEASRDFYTNLLGMQVKAADETMLCLRYEPSNADGLSRQGGVPTTLVLEYTKEPLNHGNCLDHVAIRTRANVEDEYRRLQQAFVKGEIDSKLYLKPTQMFGATVMGVKDPNGYRIVLASEV comes from the coding sequence ATGGAGCTTCTATTCCGAGGAAATATGTCGGTTGGCGTCGTTCTCTCTttgctgtcactgtcactcTGTTCGATATCGGCTTTCCAGTGGTTCGGTCATCGGCGATCACCCGCACCTTTTCGTCAGAACCAGAACCGAAACATAAAAGGGACACTCACGAGACCCCAACTAAACCATGGTGGACTCGGAATGGTTATCAAGGAAGGCAATTCCAGTAACATCGACAATCAAAAATACACACCACATCTCTCCACCAACGGTTTGAAAGACGGAGAACCAACGCATTCCATGAGTCAGACATCCCGGCTGTCCCACGCCATGCTCAAAGTACCCCGGGTCGACGAAACAGTCCGATTTTGGCAAGCTCAAGGGGGTACAGTACTAAAATCTTCCTTGGATGACAGGCATGCCTACAAATCGGCATTCGTCGCTCTTGGCAACGGCACATCTACCAAAGACACGTTTGCGCTGGAGCTCGTCCCATACGAAGCCCCTGGTTTTCATGTTGGTAACGTTGTCTCTTATCTGGGCGTTAGCCTGCTGCTTCAATTCCGTGACAATCTGCTGGGTGCCGTCAAGGGCGAGAAGCCTTCCAACGCCGGTATGAGCAAAACACTTTCCTGGGACGACGAACCGAACGGCATAGCGATTCAAAGTGCTGCGTCAGCACCAGGGGACTACTTTTGTCGGTTAGCGCTTAAATCGAACGATTTGGAAGCTAGCCGCGACTTTTATACTAACTTGCTAGGTATGCAGGTCAAGGCAGCCGACGAGACAATGCTCTGTCTACGATACGAACCGTCCAACGCCGACGGGTTGAGCCGGCAAGGGGGTGTACCCACAACATTGGTGCTAGAATACACTAAAGAGCCACTTAATCATGGGAATTGTCTGGATCACGTTGCTATTCGAACACGAGCCAACGTGGAAGACGAATACCGGAGGCTTCAGCAAGCCTTTGTGAAGGGCGAGATAGACAGCAAGCTGTATTTAAAGCCAACGCAAATGTTTGGGGCAACCGTTATGGGAGTGAAAGACCCCAACGGATATCGCATTGTACTAGCGAGCGAGGTATGA
- a CDS encoding predicted protein has product MTMSPVRKYVVPLSLLFAFMRHLVTGAYVQQGQQAEDAVPSWDDLDQRPLPVWYDQAKFGVFIHWGVFSVPAYGSEWFGSYWRDKWGNPAYQDFVEKTERANFAYPDYAHRFTAEFYQPDTWADLFAKAGAQYVVLTSKHHEGYCNWNSTAIPTTWNWNALDIGPRRDLLGDLAVAVKNVTSPHTSKVLKFGLYHSLYEWFNPLYHVDKANNFTTQHFVDLKTGAELYDLVNRYEPELIWSDGEWEAPSSYWKAREFLHWYATSSPVADTAIWNDRWGQDTLCRHGGFLTCTDRYNPDSLQPKKWENALTIDKSSWGYNRNATWEDYMTVPELVHSLVQVVAYNGNMLLNIGPAADGTIHPIFEDRLLGIGAWLKVNGEAIYETTPWRHCQNETASSVFYTRRPDRLYVHFTKWPSASLLSLERPAPTQDTTVEFLGLSSASSSWQPTLPWTGLRGTSGSSGMTIQLPSLTPDILPCEHSWVLVIRNLANLDDPPKSAVS; this is encoded by the coding sequence ATGACGATGTCTCCTGTACGAAAGTATGTTGTCCCGCTTTCTCTATTGTTTGCTTTCATGCGGCATTTGGTGACGGGTGCTTACGTCCAACAAGGGCAGCAAGCGGAAGACGCGGTTCCATCCTGGGACGATCTCGATCAACGTCCGCTTCCCGTGTGGTACGATCAAGCTAAATTTGGAGTCTTCATCCACTGGGGAGTCTTTTCGGTCCCAGCATATGGTTCCGAATGGTTCGGTTCGTATTGGCGGGACAAATGGGGCAATCCGGCCTACCAGGACTTTGTTGAGAAAACGGAGCGGGCCAATTTTGCGTACCCTGATTACGCCCACCGCTTTACGGCCGAGTTCTACCAGCCCGATACCTGGGCTGATCTGTTCGCCAAGGCGGGAGCTCAGTATGTCGTATTGACGAGTAAGCACCACGAAGGCTACTGCAACTGGAACTCGACTGCTATACCAACGACTTGGAATTGGAACGCTCTGGATATCGGACCTCGCCGTGATTTGCTAGGGGATCTCGCCGTGGCCGTCAAGAACGTTACTTCTCCACACACATCCAAAGTGCTGAAATTTGGGCTCTATCACAGTCTTTACGAGTGGTTCAATCCATTGTACCATGTGGACAAGGCGAACAATTTCACAACTCAGCACTTTGTCGATCTAAAAACGGGAGCCGAACTCTACGATTTGGTCAACCGCTACGAGCCGGAATTGATCTGGAGCGACGGTGAGTGGGAGGCGCCTTCGTCGTACTGGAAAGCTCGTGAATTCTTGCATTGGTACGCCACGTCGAGTCCGGTCGCCGACACGGCAATCTGGAACGATCGCTGGGGACAAGATACGTTATGCCGGCACGGAGGCTTCTTGACCTGCACAGATCGCTACAACCCCGATTCGTTACAACCGAAAAAGTGGGAGAACGCCCTGACGATAGATAAGTCTTCGTGGGGCTACAACCGCAACGCTACGTGGGAAGACTACATGACGGTACCAGAACTAGTACACTCCTTAGTGCAAGTTGTGGCGTACAATGGCAACATGTTGTTGAATATTGGACCGGCCGCGGACGGCACAATTCATCCGATTTTCGAGGACAGACTTTTAGGTATTGGTGCGTGGCTAAAGGTGAATGGGGAGGCTATTTACGAAACGACACCGTGGAGACACTGTCAAAATGAAACGGCATCTTCTGTATTCTACACTCGCCGCCCGGATCGTTTGTATGTGCACTTTACTAAGTGGCCGTCGGCTAGTCTGTTGTCATTGGAACGTCCCGCACCGACGCAGGACACAACAGTAGAGTTCCTCGGGCTATCATCGGCGTCATCTTCGTGGCAGCCAACGTTACCGTGGACGGGCTTGCGAGGAACCAGTGGGAGCTCGGGCATGACAATTCAACTACCGTCATTGACGCCTGACATTTTACCGTGCGAACATTCGTGGGTACTGGTCATTCGAAACTTGGCGAACTTGGATGACCCGCCAAAGTCTGCGGTGTCGTAG